One window of Cupriavidus oxalaticus genomic DNA carries:
- a CDS encoding universal stress protein translates to MNKILLATDGSSYSDAAARYLAQSPLLTRDFVVHVVHCEPDVPGDIKSFIDRRTLDDWHREQNEKAMGSVATILGEAGIPFERHGFTGFAPTRIVEYASQIGASLIVMGSHGRGGFLDAIVGSVARRVLAHAHCPVLLIKD, encoded by the coding sequence ATGAACAAGATCCTGCTGGCGACCGACGGGTCGTCCTATAGCGACGCGGCTGCGCGCTACCTGGCGCAAAGCCCGTTGCTGACCCGCGACTTCGTCGTGCACGTGGTGCATTGCGAGCCGGATGTGCCCGGCGACATCAAATCTTTCATCGATCGCCGCACGCTCGACGACTGGCATCGCGAACAGAACGAGAAGGCGATGGGCTCGGTGGCCACCATCCTCGGCGAAGCCGGGATCCCGTTCGAGCGCCATGGCTTCACTGGCTTCGCGCCGACCCGCATCGTGGAGTATGCGAGCCAGATCGGTGCGAGCCTGATCGTGATGGGCTCGCATGGCCGGGGCGGATTCCTGGATGCCATCGTGGGGTCGGTGGCAAGGCGGGTCCTTGCCCATGCGCACTGTCCTGTGCTGCTGATCAAGGATTAG
- a CDS encoding c-type cytochrome has protein sequence MKHPVHLTAHLPARLPALLAAAACVLSFGAAVPGVAHASQQLASSKACLSCHGVDKKLIGPAFKDVKAKYAGKKDGQPHMVQSILKGSNGQWGAMPMPANAVSEAEANTLAKWILSL, from the coding sequence ATGAAGCACCCCGTTCACCTGACTGCGCACCTTCCTGCGCGCCTGCCCGCGCTGCTCGCAGCCGCCGCCTGTGTCCTGTCATTCGGCGCCGCCGTACCCGGCGTGGCCCATGCCAGCCAGCAGCTTGCTTCCAGCAAAGCTTGCCTGTCCTGCCACGGCGTCGACAAGAAGCTGATCGGACCGGCCTTCAAGGACGTCAAGGCCAAGTACGCAGGCAAGAAAGACGGGCAGCCGCATATGGTCCAGTCGATCCTGAAGGGCAGCAACGGCCAGTGGGGCGCGATGCCGATGCCGGCCAACGCGGTCAGCGAGGCCGAGGCCAATACGCTGGCCAAATGGATCCTGTCGCTCTGA
- a CDS encoding nitrite reductase, which yields MKARKWLYPAFAALPLSLWLGLPQAATNTAKAAPKAEAKADRKAAIPTLTAAEFDHARQIYFERCAGCHGVLRKGATGKPLTPDITRARGSEYLKTFIKYGSPAGMPNWGTSGDLSDQEVDLMARYIQLDPPTPPEFSLADIEKSRKDILPVAQRPTKKMNQYNLDNLFSVTLRDAGEVALIDGDSKQIINIVKTGYAVHISRMSASGRYLYVIGRDARLDLIDLWLPKPDIVAEVKIGMEARSVETSKYKGYEDKYAVAGSYWPPQYVIMEGDTLKPLKVVSTRGMTVDNEYHPEPRVASIVASHYHPEFVINAKETGKILMVNYSDLSNLKTTTIDSAKFLHDGGFDSTGRYFLVAANASDKIAVVDTKEDKLAALIEVGKTPHPGRGANFSHPKFGPVWATSHLGDETISLIGTDPAGHPAQAWKVVQTLKGQGGGSLFIKTHPKSSNLWVDTPLNPDAKLNQSVAVFDTRNLEDGFKVLPIADWAGLKGAGAKRVVQAEYNKAGDEVWFSVWGTKDGESALVVVDDKTRTLKTVIKDKRLVTPTGKFNAYNTQHDVY from the coding sequence ATGAAAGCAAGAAAATGGCTTTACCCCGCATTCGCGGCACTGCCGCTCTCGCTCTGGCTGGGTCTTCCCCAGGCAGCCACCAACACCGCCAAGGCCGCACCGAAGGCTGAAGCAAAGGCTGACAGGAAGGCGGCTATCCCCACCCTCACCGCCGCCGAGTTCGATCATGCCAGGCAGATCTACTTCGAGCGCTGCGCCGGCTGCCACGGCGTGCTGCGCAAGGGCGCGACCGGCAAGCCGCTGACGCCCGACATCACCCGCGCGCGCGGCTCCGAATACCTGAAGACCTTCATCAAGTACGGCAGCCCGGCCGGCATGCCGAACTGGGGCACTTCCGGCGATCTCTCCGACCAGGAAGTCGACCTGATGGCCCGCTACATCCAGCTTGATCCGCCGACGCCGCCGGAGTTTTCACTGGCCGACATCGAGAAGAGCCGCAAGGACATCCTGCCCGTCGCGCAACGGCCGACGAAGAAGATGAACCAGTACAACCTGGACAACCTCTTCTCGGTCACGCTGCGCGACGCCGGCGAAGTCGCGCTGATCGACGGCGACAGCAAGCAGATCATCAACATCGTCAAGACCGGCTATGCGGTGCACATCTCGCGCATGTCAGCGTCGGGCCGCTACCTGTACGTGATCGGGCGCGATGCGCGGCTGGACCTGATCGACCTGTGGCTGCCCAAGCCCGACATCGTCGCCGAGGTCAAGATCGGCATGGAGGCGCGTTCGGTCGAGACCTCCAAGTACAAGGGCTATGAAGACAAGTACGCGGTGGCGGGCTCCTACTGGCCGCCGCAGTACGTGATCATGGAAGGCGATACGCTCAAGCCGCTGAAGGTCGTGTCCACGCGCGGCATGACCGTCGACAACGAATACCACCCCGAGCCGCGCGTTGCCTCGATCGTCGCCAGCCATTACCACCCCGAGTTCGTGATCAATGCCAAGGAGACCGGCAAGATCCTGATGGTCAACTACTCGGACCTGTCCAACCTGAAGACCACCACCATCGATTCGGCCAAGTTCCTGCATGACGGTGGCTTCGACTCCACCGGGCGCTACTTCCTGGTCGCGGCCAACGCATCCGACAAGATCGCCGTGGTCGACACCAAGGAAGACAAGCTCGCCGCACTGATCGAGGTGGGCAAGACCCCGCACCCGGGACGCGGCGCCAATTTCTCGCATCCGAAGTTCGGCCCGGTCTGGGCCACCAGCCACCTGGGCGACGAGACCATCAGCCTGATCGGCACCGATCCCGCCGGCCATCCGGCACAGGCCTGGAAGGTCGTGCAGACGCTCAAGGGCCAGGGCGGCGGCTCGCTGTTCATCAAGACGCATCCCAAGTCCTCGAACCTCTGGGTCGATACGCCGCTGAATCCCGATGCCAAGCTGAACCAGTCCGTGGCGGTGTTCGATACGCGCAACCTGGAAGACGGCTTCAAGGTGCTGCCGATCGCCGATTGGGCCGGCCTGAAGGGTGCGGGCGCCAAGCGCGTGGTGCAGGCCGAGTACAACAAGGCCGGCGACGAGGTCTGGTTCTCGGTCTGGGGCACCAAGGACGGCGAGTCCGCGCTGGTGGTGGTCGATGACAAGACCCGCACGCTCAAGACGGTGATCAAGGACAAGCGCCTGGTCACGCCAACCGGCAAGTTCAACGCCTACAACACACAACACGACGTCTACTAA
- a CDS encoding TerC family protein gives METFATAPMWAGFFVLVLGTLLVDIFVLGGRHAHRVSSREALGWTLTWMTLAALFGLGLWWVVAEDAGHDAANRKVLEFYTGYLIELSLSVDNMFVFAMIFSYFAVPPELQRRVLLLGVLGAILMRAAMILVGVWLISQFAWILYVFGVFLIITGIKMLFMSRHAPDLSRNPIVRFLCAHMRITPQYHGERFFVRIDGLRYATPMFVVVLMVEATDLVFAVDSIPAIFAVTTDPFIVFTSNIFAIMGLRALYFLLANLAAHFQYLKYGLAVVLAFIGAKMLVEPWFHVPVHWSLGAVAMTLFVSVLLSQARTRRAAAAGDEPGRGGAPREREAGNRRT, from the coding sequence ATGGAGACCTTTGCCACCGCCCCGATGTGGGCCGGATTTTTTGTCCTGGTGCTGGGCACGCTGCTCGTGGACATCTTTGTCCTTGGCGGCCGGCATGCGCACCGCGTCTCCTCGCGCGAAGCGCTGGGCTGGACCCTGACCTGGATGACCCTGGCCGCGCTGTTCGGCCTCGGGCTCTGGTGGGTGGTGGCCGAGGACGCCGGCCACGACGCCGCCAATCGCAAGGTGCTGGAGTTCTACACCGGCTACCTGATCGAGCTGTCGCTGTCGGTCGACAACATGTTCGTGTTCGCGATGATCTTCAGCTACTTCGCGGTGCCGCCGGAACTGCAGCGCCGGGTGCTGCTGCTTGGCGTGCTCGGCGCGATCCTGATGCGCGCCGCGATGATCCTGGTGGGCGTATGGCTGATCAGCCAGTTCGCCTGGATTCTCTACGTGTTCGGCGTGTTCCTCATCATCACCGGCATCAAGATGCTGTTCATGTCCAGGCATGCGCCCGACCTCTCGCGCAATCCCATCGTGCGCTTCCTGTGCGCGCATATGCGGATCACCCCGCAGTATCACGGCGAACGCTTCTTCGTGCGCATCGACGGCCTGCGCTATGCCACCCCGATGTTCGTGGTGGTGCTGATGGTGGAGGCCACCGACCTGGTGTTCGCCGTCGACAGCATCCCGGCGATCTTCGCCGTGACCACCGATCCCTTCATCGTCTTCACGTCGAACATCTTCGCGATCATGGGGCTGCGCGCGCTGTATTTCCTGCTCGCCAACCTGGCGGCGCATTTCCAGTACCTAAAGTACGGCCTTGCCGTCGTGCTCGCCTTCATCGGCGCCAAGATGCTGGTCGAGCCGTGGTTCCACGTACCGGTGCACTGGTCCCTGGGCGCGGTCGCGATGACACTGTTCGTCTCCGTCCTGCTCAGCCAGGCCAGGACCAGGCGAGCCGCCGCGGCGGGCGATGAGCCGGGCCGCGGCGGCGCACCGCGCGAACGCGAGGCCGGTAACCGGCGCACATGA
- a CDS encoding AMP-binding protein, which produces MNEDSPPRQNYEDALLGIVGEMSTAMRPQAEAGAAAAPSLDSALEAELGFDSLTRAELLTRIEQRFGVSLPEQVLAQADTPRALLRAVLAARDLPPGAEDAPARLASPAPADAAAQAPEGAATMTDVLRWHLHRHPDRTHIILHSGEGEDTPITFAQLHRRACAVAAGLAARGVRAGTTVALMLPTSAEYFYCFTGILMAGGIPVPLYPPARLAQIGDHLQRHAGILANAQAPILITVAEARPLATLLKASTGTLQSVLTPQEVEDTDAAPVHAMLRAHDIALLQYTSGSTGSPKGVVLTHTNLLANLRAMGLALSVDSRDVFVSWLPLYHDMGLIGAWMGSLYFAFPLVVMSPLTFLARPERWLWAIHKYRGTLSGGPNFAYELCLHRLAQADLSGLDLSSWRFAFNGAEPVSLQTMRKFTARFARHGLRAQAAAPVYGLAEASVGLTFPPPGRDLTADLIDRAAFARTSRAVPAGADGPDVAGERDAMEIPSCGRPLPGHDIRIVDASGCELPERREGLLQFRGPSATSGYFRNPAQTRQLFDRGWLNTGDYAYIADGELFITGRAKETIVRGGRNLYPYEVEQAIGAIPGIRKGCVAVFGSPDPASGTEHIVVMAESAATDEAARSALQRQALKTALDVLGMPPDHVVLVPPHTILKTSSGKIRRAACRERFEHGGTGPGDAAPWLQIARFGWQALLPQLRRGRHAAAGLSYSLYAWLLFAAMAPVTCLASVAMHRPAMGWTLSHHAARLLLRLAGVPWFVQGLEHLPRNRACVLVSNHASYLDGMVLIAALPMPVCVVAKRELQGQRIPGAYLSSIGADFIDRFDNVRESEAIERLVTTVRAGRSALLFPEGTFGREPGLQRFRSGAFVAAARAGAPVVPIALRGTRSVLRDGQWLPRRGPISVVIGRPLPPDGQDWPAAMRLRNAARAEILHYCGEPDALRIKAQPARPHLARQLP; this is translated from the coding sequence ATGAACGAGGACTCACCCCCGCGGCAGAACTATGAGGATGCCTTGCTCGGCATCGTGGGGGAGATGTCTACCGCCATGCGGCCGCAGGCCGAAGCCGGTGCAGCCGCCGCCCCCTCGTTGGACAGCGCGCTCGAAGCCGAACTGGGCTTCGACAGCCTGACGCGCGCCGAACTCCTGACCCGCATCGAACAGCGCTTCGGCGTCAGCCTGCCGGAACAGGTGCTGGCCCAGGCCGACACCCCGCGCGCGCTGCTGCGCGCCGTGCTCGCCGCCAGGGACCTGCCGCCCGGCGCTGAAGATGCACCCGCACGGCTGGCCAGCCCGGCACCGGCAGATGCCGCGGCACAAGCGCCGGAAGGCGCCGCCACCATGACGGACGTGCTGCGCTGGCACCTGCACCGCCACCCGGACCGTACCCACATCATCCTGCACAGCGGCGAGGGCGAGGATACGCCGATCACTTTTGCGCAACTGCACCGGCGCGCCTGTGCAGTCGCAGCCGGCCTGGCCGCGCGCGGCGTGCGCGCCGGTACGACCGTGGCACTGATGCTGCCAACCAGCGCGGAGTACTTCTACTGCTTTACCGGCATCCTGATGGCAGGCGGGATCCCGGTGCCCCTCTACCCGCCGGCGCGGCTGGCGCAGATCGGTGACCACCTGCAGCGCCACGCCGGCATCCTGGCCAACGCGCAGGCGCCGATCCTGATCACGGTGGCCGAAGCGCGGCCGCTCGCCACCCTGCTCAAGGCCAGCACCGGCACGCTGCAAAGCGTGCTGACGCCACAAGAAGTTGAGGACACCGACGCGGCGCCGGTCCATGCGATGCTGCGCGCGCACGATATCGCGCTGCTGCAATACACTTCCGGCAGCACCGGTTCGCCCAAGGGCGTGGTGCTGACGCACACCAACCTGCTGGCCAACCTGCGCGCCATGGGCTTGGCGCTGTCGGTCGACTCGCGCGACGTCTTTGTCAGCTGGCTGCCGCTGTATCACGACATGGGCCTCATCGGCGCCTGGATGGGCAGCCTGTACTTCGCCTTCCCGCTGGTGGTGATGTCGCCGCTCACGTTCCTGGCACGGCCCGAGCGCTGGCTGTGGGCGATCCACAAGTACCGGGGCACGCTGTCTGGCGGGCCCAACTTTGCGTATGAACTGTGCCTGCACAGGCTGGCCCAGGCGGACCTGTCGGGCCTGGACCTGTCGAGCTGGCGTTTCGCCTTCAACGGTGCCGAGCCGGTGAGCCTGCAGACCATGCGCAAGTTCACGGCGCGCTTCGCCCGGCATGGACTGCGCGCGCAAGCGGCAGCGCCGGTCTACGGGCTGGCCGAAGCATCGGTGGGCCTGACCTTCCCGCCGCCGGGACGCGATCTGACGGCCGACCTCATCGACCGCGCCGCATTCGCACGCACGTCGCGGGCCGTTCCTGCCGGAGCGGACGGGCCAGACGTGGCAGGCGAACGGGACGCCATGGAGATCCCGTCGTGCGGGCGGCCGCTGCCCGGCCACGATATCCGCATCGTCGACGCCAGCGGCTGCGAACTGCCCGAGCGGCGTGAGGGCCTGCTGCAGTTCCGCGGGCCTTCGGCCACCAGCGGCTATTTCCGCAACCCCGCACAGACGCGCCAGCTCTTCGATCGCGGCTGGCTCAACACCGGCGACTACGCCTATATCGCCGACGGCGAGCTCTTCATCACCGGACGCGCCAAGGAAACCATCGTCCGCGGCGGCCGCAATCTCTATCCCTACGAAGTGGAGCAGGCCATCGGGGCCATCCCCGGCATCCGCAAGGGCTGCGTCGCGGTGTTCGGCAGCCCCGATCCGGCCAGCGGCACCGAGCACATCGTGGTGATGGCGGAATCTGCGGCAACGGACGAAGCAGCGCGCAGCGCGCTGCAACGGCAGGCGCTGAAGACCGCGCTCGATGTGCTCGGCATGCCGCCGGACCATGTCGTGCTGGTGCCACCGCACACCATCCTGAAGACGTCGAGCGGCAAGATCCGCCGCGCCGCTTGCCGGGAGCGATTCGAGCATGGCGGCACCGGCCCGGGCGACGCCGCGCCATGGCTGCAGATCGCGCGCTTCGGCTGGCAGGCGCTGCTGCCGCAGTTGCGGCGCGGCCGGCATGCCGCCGCCGGGCTGTCCTATTCGCTGTACGCGTGGCTGCTGTTCGCCGCGATGGCGCCAGTGACGTGCCTGGCTTCGGTGGCGATGCACCGGCCTGCCATGGGCTGGACGCTCAGCCACCACGCCGCCCGGCTGCTGCTGCGGCTGGCCGGGGTGCCATGGTTCGTGCAGGGGCTGGAGCACCTGCCGCGCAATCGCGCCTGCGTGCTGGTATCGAACCATGCCAGCTACCTGGACGGCATGGTGCTGATCGCCGCACTGCCCATGCCCGTGTGCGTGGTGGCCAAGCGCGAGCTGCAAGGACAACGCATCCCGGGCGCCTACCTGTCCAGCATCGGGGCCGACTTCATCGACCGTTTCGACAACGTGCGCGAATCCGAGGCGATCGAGCGACTGGTCACAACCGTGCGCGCCGGGCGCTCTGCCCTGCTGTTCCCGGAAGGCACCTTCGGCCGCGAGCCGGGGCTGCAACGTTTTCGCTCGGGCGCCTTTGTCGCCGCCGCCCGTGCCGGCGCCCCGGTGGTTCCGATTGCGCTGCGGGGCACCCGCTCGGTGCTGCGCGACGGCCAGTGGCTGCCGCGCCGGGGCCCGATCAGTGTCGTCATCGGCCGGCCCCTGCCGCCCGACGGGCAGGACTGGCCGGCGGCAATGCGACTGCGCAACGCGGCCCGCGCCGAGATCCTGCACTACTGCGGCGAACCCGATGCACTGCGTATCAAGGCGCAGCCTGCGCGGCCCCACCTCGCGCGGCAGCTGCCATGA